One genomic window of Coregonus clupeaformis isolate EN_2021a chromosome 12, ASM2061545v1, whole genome shotgun sequence includes the following:
- the LOC121577629 gene encoding proline-rich protein 36, translating to MSSSDIVQGFAVPTPKVPVLPSFNGPKINRAVNGDRFSNGSAISVPDLVEGEIFIPPPPTMAPPPPPPMFIPPPPDFLGDLDSIQPPSMPPPKPPSKPPSVVPSKEYEDFTSLKPPLMHPPKPPSTSSSASSSSLSISTPPPTTVPDFTEPPKFAPPQPPTDMRQAALKALKTPPPKPTRLSSIHSIDEPPQFPAPASLAQIPTPSSFNPQNTAKLYSVPKTGILGRQVDCDNRPKQILLLQVNGKAPSVAPPAKPARRNSSGMQLEQDLQDLKENLQATLPGQPTPPKTWEEVKVEPLPLSAQQGINKPAATPPKMSPKLQKVVTASVITEASQVKQEASPGRNRKFSPMLDHKLRNLKASEVTGMREGPSASPLALLMAAKEREKHRSTLSLENSTKSNEPSTSIQHSESNPNSFTVIPRSTSFTSVTSQDKPQSVVPLVIQTPAKPQIIESVVKGPIANPVVQRILPTSRSSSSSSLAVEKQSGEQRTPSPSSLVRDEENREDLCMPLLPPPPEFDDHDDVVDSPPSSPPPDPPVKKVLPPTPSPVLPVQSPTATPVKTPSPLPPPPPPPPPPKPKSQSPPKFPPPVMEIKPKLPVQTKPKPPPTQGLSSLSASQATLQSILQKKMLEMDRKMDNKMLAMKETDSDDWGSPLSDEETKVPVVLRVTPKNPVITAKSKSATMPAKTQGLDMKELETKMAMKAQSLSAPSKVPTSNGPQSKQACGMTFMVQPGTKQPITVVSKGDS from the exons ATG TCCTCCTCTGACATTGTGCAAGGGTTTGCTGTCCCAACACCCAAAGTTCCTGTCCTCCCATCTTTCAACGGACCAAAGATAAACAGGGCAG TAAATGGCGATCGGTTTTCCAATGGATCGGCTATATCTGTACCTGATTTGGTGGAAGGGGAGATATTTATTCCACCTCCCCCTACAATggcacccccaccccctccacccaTGTTCATCCCTCCCCCACCAGATTTCTTGGGTGACTTGGACTCCATTCAGCCTCCCTCCATGCCCCCTCCAAAACCCCCATCAAAACCACCATCAGTGGTTCCATCTAAAGAGTACGAGGATTTCACCTCCCTGAAACCTCCACTTATGCATCCCCCGAAGCCCCCGTCAACTTCCTCCAGTGCTTCTAGTTCCTCTTTGTCCATTTCTACACCACCACCGACCACTGTCCCTGATTTTACTGAGCCCCCAAAGTTTGCCCCTCCACAGCCCCCTACAGACATGAGGCAAGCTGCTCTGAAAGCCCTGAAGACCCCGCCTCCAAAGCCAACGAGGCTGTCCTCCATCCACAGCATTGACGAACCCCCCCAGTTTCCAGCCCCAGCTTCCCTTGCACAGATCCCGACACCCTCCAGCTTCAACCCCCAGAACACAGCTAAGCTCTACAGTGTTCCTAAGACTGGCATTCTAGGTAGGCAGGTGGACTGTGATAATAGGCCCAAGCAGATCCTACTCCTCCAGGTCAATGGGAAAGCCCCCTCTGTGGCACCACCAGCTAAGCCAGCCCGGAGAAATAGCTCAGGTATGCAGCTGGAGCAAGACCTGCAGGACTTAAAGGAAAACTTGCAAGCCACCCTTCCAGGCCAACCCACCCCACCCAAGACTTGGGAGGAAGTGAAAGTGGAGCCTTTGCCTTTATCAGCACAACAGGGTATCAACAAACCTGCCGCAACGCCCCCTAAAATGTCACCCAAGCTTCAGAAGGTGGTCACTGCCTCTGTAATCACAGAGGCTAGCCAGGTCAAGCAGGAAGCGTCTCCAGGCCGGAATCGCAAGTTCAGTCCTATGCTGGACCATAAACTACGCAACCTAAAGGCCAGTGAGGTCACTGGGATGAGGGAGGGTCCTTCTGCTTCCCCCCTGGCTCTTCTCATGGCAGCTAAAGAGCGAGAGAAGCACAGGTCCACTCTTTCCCTTGAAAACAGCACAAAGAGTAATGAGCCATCAACCAGCATCCAGCACAGTGAATCCAATCCCAATTCTTTCACCGTCATCCCTAGGTCCACCTCATTCACTTCTGTAACCTCACAAGATAAACCACAGTCTGTGGTCCCACTGGTGATCCAAACTCCAGCAAAACCCCAGATTATTGAGTCAGTGGTGAAGGGGCCAATTGCAAATCCAGTAGTTCAGAGGATTCTGCCCACCTCTAGATCCTCATCCTCCAGCAGTCTAGCCGTGGAGAAGCAAAGTGGAGAGCAGaggactccttcaccctctaGCCTTGTCAGGGATGAAGAGAACAGGGAGGACCTATGCATGCCATTACTCCCTCCCCCTCCCGAATTCGATGACCATGATGATGTCGTGGACTCTCCCCCCAGCTCGCCTCCACCTGACCCTCCCGTGAAGAAGGTCCTGCCCCCCACTCCCAGCCCTGTCCTTCCAGTCCAGTCCCCCACTGCCACCCCTGTCAAAACTCCCTCCCCTCTGCCTCCGCCTCCGCCTCCGCCTCCCCCTCCAAAACCCAAATCTCAAAGCCCTCCCAAATTCCCACCTCCTGTCATGGAGATCAAACCCAAGCTGCCTGTTCAGACCAAACCCAAGCCACCTCCCACCCAGgggctctcctccctctcagccAGCCAGGCCACGCTCCAGAGCATCCTGCAGAAGAAGATGCTAGAGATGGACCGCAAAATGGACAACAAAATGCTGGCCATGAAGGAAACAGACTCTGATGACTGGGGGTCTCCCTTGTCTGATGAGGAGACCAAGGTCCCTGTTGTCCTCAGAGTCACCCCGAAGAACCCTGTTATCACCGCAAAGAGCAAGAGTGCCACCATGCCAGCCAAAACACAAGGCCTGGACATGAAGGAGCTGGAGACAAAAATGGCCATGAAGGCTCAGAGTTTGTCAGCGCCATCAAAAGTTCCCACAAG CAATGGGCCACAGTCAAAGCAGGCGTGTGGCATGACTTTCATGGTACAACCCGGAACCAAACAACCAATCACTGTTGTCAGCAAAGGGGACTCATGA